The following is a genomic window from Lysinibacillus sp. JNUCC-52.
TACTAGTGTTACTTCAGTAAACCTTACAGCTCATACATTTCAAGTGAGAATTGTAGCATCGATAAGAATGAATACTTTTATAATAAAAGAGAAAAGACGTCCTGTAATATATAGGACGCCTTCATCTCATCAAAAAGTTCCATCTTAGAAATGTAAAGCGCCTGCTTACACTTCTAGAATTTCTTTTTCTTTTTCTTTCGCTACTTGATCTACTTTCACGATGAACTCATCTGTTAATTTTTGAATATCATCACCATATCCACGTAAATCGTCTTCTGTGATTTCGCCAGCTTTTTCAAGTTTTTTAAGATCATCATTTGCATCGCGACGAACATTACGTACTGCGATTTTTGCATCTTCTGCTTCTTTTTTCACTTGTTTTACAAGATCTTTACGACGTTCTTCTGTTAATGCAGGAATCATTAAACGAATAACAGAACCATCGTTAGTCGGTGTAATACCAATATCTGATTTCATAATTGCTTTTTCGATTTCACCTAAAATTGTTTTATCGTAAGGTGTAATCACTAGCAAACGAGCTTCTGGTACAGCAACACCCGCAAGTTGGTTAATCGGTGTTGGTGCTCCATAATAATCTACAGAAATACGATCTAGTAGAGATGCGTTTGCACGACCAGCTCGGATTGATGCTAATTCACGGGAAAAAGCAGCAATTGATTTATTCATTTTTTCTTTTGCTTGATCTAATACTTGTTTAGTCATTATGCATTCCTCCTAACAACTGTTCCAATTTTCTCGCCTTGTACGGCACGTTTAATATTACCTTGCTCCGTAATTGAGAAGACAATTAACGGAATATCGTTATCCATACATAATGTAGAAGCGGTAGAGTCCATTACTTGTAACCCTTGCTGAATAACGTCTAAGTATGTGAGTGTATCATATTTGATGGCAGTAGTATCGACTTTAGGATCTGCAGAATAGACACCATCTACATTATTTTTCGCCATTAAAATAGCATCTGCGTCAATTTCAGCTGCTCTTAATGCAGCTGTTGTATCTGTAGAGAAGAACGGGTTACCTGTACCTGCAGCAAAAATAACAACACGTTTTTTCTCTAAATGACGAACTGCTTTACGACGAATATATGGCTCTGCTACTTGTGTCATCACAATAGAAGATTGCACGCGTGTTTCGATACCTAATTTTTCAAGAGCATCTTGTAATGCTAATGAGTTCATTACCGTTGCTAGCATTCCCATATAGTCAGCTGCCGCACGGTCCATGCCCATTTCACTACCTATTTTTCCACGCCATATATTACCGCCACCTACAACAACAGCAACTTCTACATCAAGATCTACTACTTCTTTTACTTCTTCTGCAACAGACTTGATAATTTTTGGTGATAAACCGAAGCCAGCCTCTCCTGCTAACGCTTCACCACTTAGTTTAATAACTACTCGTTTATATTGTGGCACACTCATTGTAAACCTCCGTCAGACATTTATTTAAAACATTTCTTTTCCTTTTCCATTATAGTATATCTAACAATAATTGCTAGCTGTGAATAATGGTAATAGAAAATTCTTGCGTTTTCTCGCTCTTTTCGGAAAAATAGGGAACACGTTATGTTGTGTTCCCCATTTTTGTCTAGAAAATCTAGTTATTATTTGATTAGGATCAAATGTAAGCCAATCCATCAAGTGAACTAGTCTACAAATTAGTTACCTTTAACTTGGTTCATTACTTCTTCAGCGAAGTTATCTTCACGTTTTTCAATACCTTCACCAACAGCATAACGTACGAAGCCAGTTACAGTACCACCAGTTGTAGCAACGAAGTCACGTACTTTTTGGTCTGAGTTTTTAACGAATGATTGGTCAAGTAAGCAAACGTCTTCGAAGTATTTACCAAGACGACCTTCAACCATTTTTGCAACGATGTTTTCTGGTTTACCTTCGTTAAGAGCTTGTTCAGTTAACACTTTACGCTCACGTTCAACTTCTTCAGCAGAAACTTCTTCACGAGAAACGTAAGTTGGGTTAATAGCTGCGATATGCATAGCGATATCTTTTGCAGCTGCTGCATCTGTAGAACCTTCTAAAGATACTAATACACCAATACGTCCACCCATGTGTAGGTAAGAACCGAATGCATCTGCATCTGTTTTTGTTTTAATTTCGTAACGACGAAGTGTAATTTTTTCACCGATAGTTGCAACTGCTGTTGAAATTTGGTCAGAGATTTTTACACCTTCTGCATTTTCAAGCTCTAAAGCTGCTTCTACTGATGCTGGTTTAGCAGCAAGTAATTGCTCAGCTAAAGAAGAAACTAACACTTGGAATTTATCGTTTTTCGCAACGAAGTCAGTTTCAGCGTTTACTTCAAGAATAATTGCTTCGTTACCTTTTTCTAAAATATAAGTAGTACCTTCTGCAGCGATACGG
Proteins encoded in this region:
- the tsf gene encoding translation elongation factor Ts, producing the protein MANITAQLVKELREKTGAGMMDCKKALVQTDGDLEAAIDFLREKGLSSAAKKADRIAAEGTTYILEKGNEAIILEVNAETDFVAKNDKFQVLVSSLAEQLLAAKPASVEAALELENAEGVKISDQISTAVATIGEKITLRRYEIKTKTDADAFGSYLHMGGRIGVLVSLEGSTDAAAAKDIAMHIAAINPTYVSREEVSAEEVERERKVLTEQALNEGKPENIVAKMVEGRLGKYFEDVCLLDQSFVKNSDQKVRDFVATTGGTVTGFVRYAVGEGIEKREDNFAEEVMNQVKGN
- the pyrH gene encoding UMP kinase; translated protein: MSVPQYKRVVIKLSGEALAGEAGFGLSPKIIKSVAEEVKEVVDLDVEVAVVVGGGNIWRGKIGSEMGMDRAAADYMGMLATVMNSLALQDALEKLGIETRVQSSIVMTQVAEPYIRRKAVRHLEKKRVVIFAAGTGNPFFSTDTTAALRAAEIDADAILMAKNNVDGVYSADPKVDTTAIKYDTLTYLDVIQQGLQVMDSTASTLCMDNDIPLIVFSITEQGNIKRAVQGEKIGTVVRRNA
- the frr gene encoding ribosome recycling factor, with amino-acid sequence MTKQVLDQAKEKMNKSIAAFSRELASIRAGRANASLLDRISVDYYGAPTPINQLAGVAVPEARLLVITPYDKTILGEIEKAIMKSDIGITPTNDGSVIRLMIPALTEERRKDLVKQVKKEAEDAKIAVRNVRRDANDDLKKLEKAGEITEDDLRGYGDDIQKLTDEFIVKVDQVAKEKEKEILEV